In one Arachis duranensis cultivar V14167 chromosome 9, aradu.V14167.gnm2.J7QH, whole genome shotgun sequence genomic region, the following are encoded:
- the LOC110274958 gene encoding B3 domain-containing transcription factor VRN1-like, which produces MSCHFHQGNGVMPILFFKIILKTNLKSLKIPDNFALKHGSGLSNPVFLKPPDGTRWKVCLKKKNDQVWFEKGWEEFTQNYSLDHGCLVLFKYEGTTSSQFDVIIIDDSALEIDYSSYGNDDDDVSVQIAKEIHPYKKNKETMRGEKNVTTSLSLNWPREPRAREEAIKFVSNNPFFTVLLKAPHITQYLLCIPVLEGYVDNGVKNVKLEYRDRSWPVRMLSCNKTYSNRFFSAGWNLFAQENELKPGDVCVFELVNMQDLVFKVHVFAAHHA; this is translated from the exons ATGTCTTGTCATTTTCACCAAGGGAATGGTGTCATGCCTATTCTCTTCTTCAAGATTATACTCAAAACTAATCTTAAAAGTCTT AAAATACCCGACAATTTTGCACTGAAACATGGAAGTGGTTTGTCCAATCCAGTGTTCTTAAAGCCTCCAGATGGAACAAGGTGGAAGGTgtgtttgaaaaaaaagaatgatCAAGTTTGGTTTGAAAAGGGTTGGGAAGAATTTACTCAAAATTACTCTCTGGATCACGGATGCTTGGTTCTGTTTAAATATGAAGGAACTACTTCTTCCCAATTTGATGTCATTATCATTGATGACAGTGCTTTAGAAATAGACTATTCTTCGTAtggaaatgatgatgatgatgtttcAGTTCAGATTGCGAAGGAAATCCATCCAtacaagaagaacaaagaaaccATGAGAG GTGAGAAGAATGTGACTACTTCTTTGTCATTGAATTGGCCAAGGGAACCAAGAGCACGAGAAGAAGCTATCAAATTCGTATCTAACAACCCTTTTTTCACGGTGCTCCTAAAGGCTCCTCATATCACACAATACCTACTG TGCATACCAGTTTTGGAAGGTTATGTGGATAATGGAGTGAAGAATGTGAAGCTTGAGTATAGGGATAGATCGTGGCCTGTGAGGATGCTTAGTTGTAACAAAACCTATTCAAATCGCTTCTTTTCTGCTGGATGGAACTTGTTTGCACAAGAGAATGAGTTGAAGCCTGGAGATGTTTGTGTCTTTGAACTTGTTAATATGCAAGATTTGGTCTTTAAGGTTCATGTTTTTGCTGCCCATCATGCTTAA